TCGGTGATCACCGAGGACGGCGAAGCTGCCCGCGAGGCCCTTCGGTGACACGGTGATGTCCTTCGTCGGGGTCGTGCCGACGAAGGACATCGGCTGGAAGAGCAGGAATTCCCGCATCCGGTCGTGCACCTTCACGGGGCTCCTCCCAGCCGCCCGGTGAGCCTGTGGTGGGCCCGGACGTCGGTGGCCCGAGGCGACGCCTCCGGCGCTTCCCGAGGTTGTCGTGTCGCACGTGCGTTACGGTCGGCCGGGAGGTGCCGAGCATGGTCGTGGGAATCCCCAGAATCGTCGTCGCGGCACCGGGCACGGGGCACGGCAAGACGAGCGTGGCCACCGGATTGATGGCGGCGTTGCGTGCCCGAGGGACGGCGGTGTCCGGACACAAGGTCGGCCCCGACTTCATCGACCCCGGCTATCACGCGCTGGCCACGGGCCTGCCGCCACGCAATCTCGACCCCGTCCTGCAGGGGCCGGAGCGGGTCGCGCCGTTGCTGGCGCACGGAGCCCGTTCGGCCGAGTTGGCCGTGATCGAGGGCGTCATGGGGATGTTCGACGGTGCGCTCGGTACCGGGGGTCGCGCGTCCACGGCACACGTCGCGACACTGGTGTCGGCGCCCGTGGTCCTCGTGGTGGACGCGTGGACGGCCAGCCGCAGCATCGCCGCGACGGTGCTCGGGTTCGCCCGGTACGACCCCGACGTCCGGCTCGCCGGTGTGATCCTCAACCGCGTCAACGCGCGAGCGCACGAGGACGAGATCCGCGAGGCGCTGGAGCCCACGGGCATCCCGGTGCTGGGTGTCCTGCCGTACGACGAGTCGCTGCGGGCACCGGACCGGCACCTCGGGTTGGTGCCTGCGGGGGAACGGGGCGCCGGTGCCCGAGCCCTCGTGTCCGCGTTGGCCGCGTGGGTGGAGTCCGGAGTGGACCTCGATGCCGTCGTGCGGGTGGCGCGGTCGGCGCCGTCGTTGTCGACCGTGGCGTGGGAACCGGCCGAAGACATGCCCGCCTCCCGGCGGCGCCGCGTGGTGGCGGCTGCCTCGGGGGCGGCGTTCACGTTCCGCTACACCGAGACGGTGGAGTTGCTCGACGCTGCGGGCATCGACGTGGTCGACCTCGACCCGTTGCGCGATGAGAAGCTGCCCGAAGGCTGCGCGGGCCTGTACTTCGGGGGCGGGTTCCCCGAGGTGCACGCTCGGGAGCTGGCGGACAACGCCGGGCTGCGGGCGAGCGTCGCCGACGCCGTGAGGGGTGGCATGCCGGTGGTGGCCGAGTGCGCGGGCCTGCTGTATTTGTGTCGCGAGCTCGACGGGGCTCCGATGGTCGGCGCGCTCGACGCGGTGGGACGGACCACCGGCGGGGGCGGCCTCGGCTACCGGGACGCTACCTCGCCCGGTGATTCGCTGCTGGCGGAGCGGGGACAGCGGGTGAGCGGACACGAGTTTCACCGCACGGTGGTCGAGCCGCGTCACGGGGATACTCCGGCGTGGGAGTGGGACGGCCGGGCGGAGGGCTTCGCGTCACCGAGCCTGCATGCCTCCTATCTGCACCTCCATTGGGCGGGCCACCCGGAGGTGGCGCGTCGCTTCGCGACGGCCGTGCACAACTGGCCCGCAAACGCCGTGTCCGCAGGTTAGGGACGAGTGTCCGCAGTCTGTGTGCTTGTGTCCGCAGGTTGTGTGCGGGTGTTTGCAGCCTGTGTACCTGTGTCCGCGGGTTGGGGACGGGTGTTCGCACTTCTCGTACGGAGGTTTGGAGGTCTAGGGAGCGTGTCCGCGCCGGAGGTCGCGGACACGCGTGCGGGAAGTGCGGACACGCGTGCGGGAAGTGCGGACACGCGTGCGGGAAGTGCGGACACGCGTGCGGGAAGTGCGGACACGCGTGCGGGAAGTGCGGACACGCGTGCGGGAAGTGCGGACACGCGTGCGGGAAGTGCGGGAGGTGGGGGTTAGGCGGCGGAGAGGGTCGCCAGGACCACCACCGTGGTGAGTTCGACGCAGGCGCCGAGGACGTCTCCCGTGATTCCTCCGAACCGGCGGATGGCGCGCGCGAGCAACGCCCCCGCGCAGGCCCAGCCGAGGAGAAGCGCCACGGGGCCGTGCCACCACGCGAAGCCCGGCACCGCGGCGGCGGCGAGGAGACCTGTCGCGACCAGAGTCGCAGCCGCCCGCGGCGGTACGGTGCCCGCGACCGCCGCGCCGAGCCCCTCGGGGCGGGCCGAGGGCACCGCCCGCACACAGCACAGCGGCAGCACCGCGCGGCCCGCGAGCACCGCCGTGGCCACGGCGGCCACCCCCGTCCCCGACGCCACGGCGGCCGCGAGAGCCGCCACCTGCCCGAGTAGGACGAGCACCAGGGTGACGACCCCACTCGGGCCCACGTCGCCGCGCCGCATCACCTCCAGCGCCCGCTTCCGGTCGTAGGAGGCGGCGAGACCGTCGGCGACGTCGCCCAGCCCGTCGAGGTGCAGACCACGGCTGCCGAGCGCCACCGCGCCGATCGCGGCGACGGCCGTCACCGACGTGGGCAACCCGAAGCCCGTTCCGGCGAGGACGACCAGCGCCGCCACCACCGCCAGCGGAAGCGAGGCGAGTGGAGCGAGCACCATCGCCGTCCCCGCCACCCGGCGGTCCACCACCGACGGCGCGGGGACGGGCAACACCGTCAACGTGCCCACCGACATCAACATGCCGTCCCGCAGGACGGAGCGCCGCCGACTCACGAGAGTTCGGCGAGGGTGCTCATGTCGGCGATCACCGTCCTGGCCGCACGGAGCACGGGCACGGCTTGGATCGCGCCGCTGCCCTCGCCCAGGCGCAGCCCCAGATCGAGGATCGGTTTCAGGCCGAGCGAGGCGAGCGCGAGCCGCTGCGCCGGTTCGGTCGAGGCATGCCCGGCCAGCCACCACCGCGGGGCGTCCGGGGCGAGGTCGCGGGCCACGAGCGCCGCGGCACACGAGAAGACCCCGTCGAGCTCCACCGGCGTCGATCCGCACGGCCGCCTGCACCAGGAACCCGGCGGTCGCCGCGGCGCAGGCGCTGCCGAGCGCGGTGAGCCGATCGAACGGGGCACCGACCCGGCTCCCGGCGCGGCGCAAGGCCCGGTCGACCGTCGTCACCTTGTGGGCACGTCCCGACTCGTCGATCCCGGTCCCGGTGCCCACGACCTCGTGCGCGGGTAGGCCGAGCGACGCCCCGACCAGGGCGGCGGCCACCGTGCTGTTCCCGATGCCCATGTCTCCGGGGACGAGCACGTCCGCGCCGGCGTCGATCTCCTCGTCGGCCACGGTACGGCCCACCGAGAAGGCCTTCTCGGCCTCGCCCGGCGACAGCGCGTCCTCCACGTCGATCGAACCGGAACCACGCCTCACCTTGTGGGCGACGACTTCTTCGGGCACGTCGTCGAGATCGGCGTCCACGGCGATGTCCAGCGCGCGGACCCGCGCGCCGACCTCCCGCGCGAGCACGGTGACGCCGCTAGTGCCCGCGCAGAAGACGCGCACCATCGCCGCCGTGATCTCCCTGGGATACGCCGACACGCCCGGCGCCGTCCTCGACACGCCGTGGTCACCCGCGAACACCACGACGCGCACGTCGTCCAGCGGACGTGGCGGGACCGTGCCGTGGGCGCCGCACAGCCACGCGGCGAGCTCCTCAAGCCTGCCGAGCGAGCCGACAGGTTTGACCAGCTCGTCGAGCCGCCGCCGGGCCCGGCGTTCCGCCGTCGCGTCGGGCAGCGGAACGGGAACGGGGAACGTCGCTTTCGCAACCGCCTTCACAGGCGCACCACCCGCCCGGCGACGATGAGCCGCACCGAGTCGGAGCCCGCCGCGACGGCGGTGTTGAGGGCACCCAGGACGTCTCGGAACACGCGGCCCGCGTGGGTGGCCGGGACGACGCCCGAGCCCACCTCGTTGCTGACTGCCACGGCGGGGACCTTGGTGGAGTGCCAGGCGTCGACGAAGTCCTGCAACCGCTCGTCCACCGCGCGCTGCCAGCCGTTGCGCTGTTCCCACGCGCCCACCTCGTCGAGCACCCTGGTCAGCCAGGTGCCGAGGCAGTCCACGAGCACGGGCGCGGTCGTGGTCCGGAGCACGTGGGCGATGTCCATGGTCTCGACGGTGCGCCAGTGAGCGGGTCGTCTGGCGCGGTGAGCCGCCACCCTCGCCGCCCACTCGGGGTCGTCGCCGGTGGGAGGCGCGCTTCCCGCCACGTAGACCACGTACCGGTATCGTGACATGAGCTGCTCGGCGTGGCGGGACTTGCCGGATCGGACCCCACCCAGAACGAGCGTGCGCGGCCCGCCACGGGCACGGCGGCCGTACCTGCGTAGGAGCAGGGCGCCTGCCTCCAGCCGTTCGGCCACGAACTCGGTGACCCGCCGCCTCGGATCAATCATCATGGTGGGTCATTCTTGTCCACAACGGGGCTCTCGCGCTGCGGTCGCGGGCGATACGGGGCGATCGTGTCGTTCACCTCGCTCGCCCGCGACCGTTGCTTCTCACGCGATGGGACGGTCGGTGGGGGCAATGGGCGCCGGCAGCACGTCGCGTCCGGTGAGGTAGGCGTCGACCCCGGCCGCGGCCGAACGGCCCTCCGCGATCGCCCACACGATGAGCGACTGGCCCCGGCCCATGTCACCGGCGACGAACACCTTGTCCACGCTCGTGGCGAACGACGCGTCGCGAGCGACGTTGCCTCGGGCGTCCAGCTCGACGCCGAGCTGCTCCAGCAGCCCTTCCCGCTGCGGGCCGACGAACCCCAGCGCGAGCAGCGCGAGCTGGGCGGGAAGTTCCCGCTCGGTGCCCTCCACGGGGACGAACCGGCCGTCCTCGCGCCGCACCTCCACCAGCTTCAGCGCCCGCAGCTTGCCCTCGTCGTCGGCGAGGAACTCCTGCGTGTTCACCGAGTAGAGACGCTCACCGCCCTCCTCGTGGGCCGAGGACACCCGGTAGATCATCGGGTAGGTCGGCCACGGGTGCGCCTCCGAGCGAGACAGCGGCGGCTTCGGCATGATCTCCAACTGCGTCACCGAGCGCGCGCCCTGCCGGTGAGCGGTGCCGACGCAGTCGGCGCCCGTGTCACCACCGCCGATCACCACCACGTCCTTGCCCGCCGCGTCGATGGGTGAGGACGTCAGCGCGCCGGAGGCGACGCGGTTGGCGAACGGCAGGTACTCCATCGCCTGGTGCACGCCGGGCAGCTCTCGTCCCGGTATCGGCAGGTCCCGAGCCGCCGTCGCCCCACCGGCCAGGACCACCGCGTCGTGGTTCGCGAGCAGCTCGTCGGCGGAGAGGTCCACACCGACATTCACGCCGGTGCGGAACTCCGTGCCCTCCGCCCGCATCTGTTCCAGCCGGCGGTCGAGCCGGAACTTCTCCATCTTGAACTCGGGGATGCCGTAGCGCAGCAGCCCGCCGATGGCGTCGGCCCGCTCGTACACCACGACGTCGTGACCGGCGCGGGTCAACTGCTGGGCCGCCGCCAGTCCGGACGGACCGGAGCCCACCACGGCGACTCGCTTGCCCGTCTTCGTCCTCGGCGGTTGCGGGGTGATCCACCCCTCGTCCCACGCGCGGTCGACGATCGAGATCTCGACACGCTTGATCGTCACCGGATCGTCGTTGATCCCCAGCACGCACGCCGCCTCGCACGGCGCCGGGCACAACACCCCGGTGAACTCGGGGAAGTTGTTCGTGGCGTGCAGGCGCTCGATGGCGTCCCGCCAGTCGTCACGCCACGTCAGCGTGTTCCATTCCGGGATCAGATTGCCCAGCGGGCAGCCCTGGTGACAGAACGGGATGCCACAGTCCATGCAGCGTCCGGCCTGCTTGGTGAGCTTCGAGGCCTCGAACTCCTCGTAGACCTCCCGCCAGTCGCGAATGCGGACGTCCACGGGACGGGAGCGAGGTACCTCGCGTCGGGTGGTCAGAAAGCCCTTGGGATCAGCCATTGGCCACCTCCTGTGTCCTGCGGGGCACCCGCACCCGGTCGGCGGCCATGGCCGGGTAAAGGTAACCATTCTCAGCCATTGGCCACCTCCATGATCGCGACGTTGACGTCCCGCCCTTCGCGTTCCGCTTCGGCGCGCGCACGCAGGACCCGCTTGTAGTCCTTCGGCATCACCTTCGTGAACCGTTCCAAAGCGGACTCCCAGTCGGTGAGCAGCGCGTGCGCCACCGTCGAGTCCGTCTCCACGTAGTGACGCTCGATCGCGTCACGCAGGAACTCCTCGTCCTCGTCGTCCAGCGGGTCGAGGTCCACCATGTCGGGATTCACGCGGCTCGGACGCAGGTCGAGCACGTAGGCGACGCCGCCCGACATGCCCGCCGCGAAGTTGCGGCCCGTGCTGCCGAGCACCACGACGTGCCCGCCCGTCATGTACTCGCAGCCGTGGTCGCCGACGCCCTCGACGACGGCCAGCGCGCCGGAGTTGCGCACGCAGAACCGCTCGCCCACCCGGCCTCGCAGGAAGAGCTCACCGCTGGTGGCGCCGTAGGCGATCACATTGCCCGCGATGATGTTGTCCTCGGCGATGAACTGGGCGTCGCGCGGCGGCCGCACGACGATCCGTCCACCGGACAGCCCCTTGCCCACATAGTCGTTGGCGTCGCCGAACAGCCGCAGCGTGATGCCCTTCGGCACGAAGGCGCCGAACGACTGGCCCGCGGTGCCCGTGAACGTGACGTGGATGGTGTCGTCCGGCAGTCCCGCGCCGCCCCAGCGCTTGGTGACCTCCGAGCCGAGCATCGTGCCCACCGAGCGGTTGACGTTGCGCACCGGGAGTTCGAGCGTCACCTTGCCGCCCGTGAGTAGAGCGCCCTCGGCCAACTGGATGAGCGTGTTGTCCAGCGCCTTGTCCAGCCCGTGGTCCTGGGCCACCACCTGATGCCGTGCCGCGCCCGGTTCGAGCTCGGGCACGTGGAAGATCGGGGAGAGGTCCAGACCGGAGGCCTTCCAGTGATCCACGGCCTTGCGCGTGTCCAGCAACTCGGCGTGGCCCACGGCCTCGGCGATCGAGCGGAAGCCCAGCTTCGCGAGGTACTCCCGCACCTCCTGGGCGATGAACTCGAAGAAGTTCACCAGGTATTCCGCCTTGCCGCTGAACTTGGCCCGAAGCTGCGGGTTCTGGGTCGCCACACCCACCGGACAGGTGTCGAGGTGACAGACACGCATCATGACGCAGCCCGACACCACCAGCGGGGCCGTGGCGAAGCCGAACTCCTCCGCGCCGAGCAGCGCGGCGATCACGACGTCGCGGCCCGTCTTGAGCTGTCCGTCGGCCTGCACCACGATGCGGTCGCGCAGCCGGTTGGCCAACAGCGTCTGCTGGGTCTCGGCCAGGCCGAGCTCCCAGGGACCACCCGCGTGCTTGATCGAGGACAGGGGCGAGGCGCCGGTGCCACCGTCGTGCCCGGAGATCAGCACGACGTCGGCGTGGGCCTTCGACACCCCGGCCGCGACCGTGCCGACACCCACCTCCGACACGAGCTTGACGTGGATGCGCGCGGCGGGGTTGGCGTTTTTGAGGTCGTGGATGAGCTGGGCCAGGTCCTCGATCGAGTAGATGTCGTGGTGCGGCGGCGGGGAGATCAGCCCCACGCCCGGCGTCGAGTGCCGGGTCTTCGCGATCCACGGGTACACCTTGCCGCCCGGAAGCTGACCACCCTCACCGGGCTTGGCTCCCTGCGCCATCTTGATCTGGATGTCGTCGGCGTTCACCAGGTACTCGCTGGTGACGCCGAACCGGCCGCTAGCCACCTGCTTGACGGCACTGCGCCGCTCGGGGTCGTAGAGGCGCTCCGGGTCCTCGCCGCCTTCACCGGTGTTGGACTTGCCGCCGAGCCGGTTCATGGCGATGGCCAGCGTCTCGTGCATCTCCTGTGAGATCGAGCCGTAGGAGATGGCGCCGGTCGCGAACCGCTTGACGATCTCGGAGACCGGTTCGACCTCCTCGATCGGCACCGGCGGGCGCACGCCCTCCCGGAACTCGAACAGCCCGCGCAGGGTCATCAGGTTGCGCGACTGGTCGTCGACGGCGCGCGTGTACTCCTTGAAGATCTCGTATTTGCCCGTGCGGGTGGAGTGCTGGAGCTTGAACACCGTGTGCGGGTTGAACAGGTGCGGCTCGCCCTCGCGTCGCCACTGGTAGTCGCCGCCGACGTCCAGCCTCCGATGCGCGGGGCGCACCCCGTCCGCGGGGAAGGTACGGCGATGCCGTTCGGTCACCTCGCGGGCGAGCAGGTCGAAGCCCACGCCGCCGAGCCGCGAGGTGGTGCCCGTGAAGCAGGAGTCGACGACCTCGGAGCCCAGGCCGATCGCCTCGAAGATCTGCGCGCCCGTGTACGAGGCGACGGTGGAGACGCCCATTTTGGACATCGTCTTGCGCACGCCCTTGCCGAGCGCGGTGACGAGGTTGCGAGTGGCCTGCTCCGGCGTGATGTCGCCCAGCCTGCCCCGCGAGGCCAGCTCCTCCACCGAGGCTATCGCCAGGTACGGGTTGACGGCCGAGGCGCCGTAGCCGAGGAGCAGCGCGATGTGGTGCACCTCCCGCGCGTCGCCCGACTCGACCACGAGGCTCACCTGCGTGCGGCTCTTCTGACGCACCAGGTGGTGGTGCACCGCGCCCGTGAGCAGCAGCGACGGGATCGGCGCGTGGTCGGCGTCCACGCCGCGGTCGGACAGCACGAGCAGTCGCGCGCCGTCGGCGATGGCCTCGCTCACCTCGGCGCGAATCTCGTCGAGCCTGCGTACCAGCGCCTCACCGCCACCGGCGGCCGGGAAGGTGCCCCGCACCGTGTAGGCGGTGAACTCGGGCAGGTCGCCGTCGTCGTTGGCGTGCACCAGCTTGGCGAGTTCGGCGTTGTCCAGCACCGGGAACGGGAGCACGATCTTGCGACAGTGTCGCGGCCCGGCCTCCAGCAGGTTGGACTCCGCGCCGAGCTGCGTACGCAGCGAGGTCACCAACTCCTCGCGGATGGCGTCCAACGGCGGGTTCGTCACCTGCGCGAACAGCTGGGTGAAGTAGTCGTAGAGCTGCCGGGGCCTGCTGGTCAGCGGGGCGAGCGGAGCGTCGTTGCCCATCGAACCGATCGGCTCCGCACCGGTGCGGGCCATTGGTTCGAGCAGGACGTTGAGTTCCTCCGTGGTGTAGCCGAACACCTGCTGGTCGCGGACCAACGGGGTGGACGACGCGGTCTCGCGCTCGCGTTCGGGGAGCTCCTCCAACCGCAGCAGGCCGGATTCGAGCCATTCCGCGTACGGGTGTTCGGCGGCGAGTTCCGCCTTGATCTCGTCGTCGTCGACGATGCGCCCTTGGGCGGTGTCCACCAGGAACATGCGACCCGGTTCGAGCCGGCCCTTGCGGACGACGGAGGACTGGTCCACCTCCAGCACGCCCACCTCGCTGGCGAACACCACGAGGCCACCCTCGGTCACCCAGTAGCGGGCGGGGCGCAGGCCGTTGCGGTCGAGGACCGCGCCGATCTGCGTGCCATCGGTGAACGCCACCAGTGCGGGGCCGTCCCACGGCTCCATCAACGCCGAGTGGTACTCGTAGAAGGCCCGGCGCGCGGGGTCCATCTCCCGGTGGTTCTCCCAGGCCTCCGGGATCATCATCAGCACGGCGTGCGGCAGCGACCGGCCGCCGAGATGCAGCAGTTCCAGCACCTCGTCGAACGACGCCGAGTCGCTCGCGCCGCGGGTGATCACCGGGAACAGGCGGGAGAGGTCGCCGGAGAACAGCTCGGACGACAACTGGGACTCGCGCGCGTCCATCCAGTTGCGGTTGCCGCGCAGCGTGTTGATCTCGCCGTTGTGGGCGATGTAGCGGTAGGGGTGCGCCAGCGGCCACGCCGGGAACGTGTTGGTGGAGAACCGCGAGTGCACCAGGCCGATGGCGCTGACGACGCGCTCGTCGGTGAGGTCGAGGAAGAACTTCTCGACCTGGGGCTCCGTGAGCATTCCCTTGTAGACGATCGTGCGGGAGGACAGGCTCGGGAAGTAGATGCCTTCCCGCTCGGCGCGCTTGCGGACGCAGAACGCCGCGCGCTCCAGGGCCAGCCCCGTCACCTCCTCGTCCAGCGGGGCGAGGAAGACCTGCTCGAAGTGGGGCATGGTGGTCGCGGCGGTGGCGCCCACGTGGCGGGTGTCCACGGGCAGCTCGCGCCAGCCCAGCACCCGCATGCCCTCCTCGGCGGCGATGCGTTCGATCGTGGTGGCGGCCCTGCCGCGTTGCTCCTCGTCGTGAGGCAGGAACGCGGTACCCGCGGCGTAACCGCCGGGGTCGGGGAGGTCGAAGTCGGTGACCTCGCGGAAGAAGGCGTCGGGAAGCTGGATGAGGATGCCCGCGCCGTCACCCGTGTCGGGCTCGGCGCCACGGGCGCCACGGTGCTCCAGATTGCGTAGTGCCGTCAGGGCGTTCGCGACGATGTCATGAGTCGCGCGGCCCGTGAGATCGGCGACGAAGGCCACGCCACAGGCGTCGTGTTCGTACTGCTCGTCGTACAGACCCGCGGAGGGTTCACGCGGTGCTGGGCGGCTCACGGCTGGCGGCCCTCCTCGTACTCGGCGCAGCCGGGCTGAAGAACACCGATGCCGTGTGATCTGCGGCACTGGTCGACTAACGATTCAGCCCGAGGCTGCGATGGCCAATTCAGGAAAGGTCGATGTCGTCACTTGCGCTTCGTTGCGAAAGTTCACGGACACATCGGGACCACACGGCGCTGTGCGGCGGCAGAGCATTGCGCGGTTGCGGGATCCACCACGGTGTCGTCGGTGGAACCGGCGCACGAATGGTTCTCCGGGATCGCCGGGTCATATGACAGTAATGTGAACCGGCGGTTAGCCAAATAGTCGAGATGTGTTACATAAACAACATCACGAGGGGATTGACGATCGTGCCCTCGTTGTGCTTTCCCGCGCGCGTAGCGCTCTGACCAGCGAAAATCCGAAAGCGGGTAGGGTCTGTGGCATGGTTGAGACCGGTTCGGACCCAAGTGATTTCCTCGGCATCGACGCCGAACTGACGGCGGACGAACGAGACATCCGCGATACGGTGCGGCGGTTCGCGAAGGCGGAACTGAGCCCCCATGTCGCGGATTGGTATGAAAATGCGACGCTTCCGGTACGAGATCTAGCGAAAAGTTTCGGCCGATTGGGCGTACTCGGAATGCACCTTACGGGCTACGGGTGCGCGGGTTCGTCCGCCGTCGCGTACGGCATCGCCTGCCGCGAGTTGGAGGCCGTCGACTCGGGGTTGCGCAGCTTCGTCTCCGTGCAGGGGTCGCTGGCCATGTACGCCATCCACCGCTACGGCAGTGAGGAGCAGAAGCAGCGGTGGTTGCCCGCGCTGGCGTCGGGGGAGGCGATCGGGTGCTTCGGGCTCACCGAGCCGGACGCGGGCAGCGATCCGGCGTCCATGCGCACGCGCGCCCGCCGCGACGGTTCCGACTGGGTGCTGGACGGCACCAAGATGTGGATCACCAACGGAACGGTGGCCGACGTCGCCGTGGTGTGGGCGCGGACCGACGAGGGCGTCCGGGGTTTCGTGGTGCCCACCGACACGCCGGGTTTTTCAGCCCACGAGATCACCCGCAAGCTCTCGCTGCGGGCCTCGGTGACGGCGGAGCTGGTGCTCGACGGCGTGCGGCTGCCCTCCGACGCTGCGCTCCCCGGCGTGACGGGACTGCGCGGGCCGCTGTCGTGCCTCAACGAGGCGCGGTTCGGCATCGTGTTCGGGGTCGTGGGCGCCGCTCGTACCTGCTACGAGACGGCGCTGGAGTACACCACCACGCGCACCCAGTTCGGGCAGCCGCTGGCGGCCTACCAGCTCACCCAGCGCAAACTGGCCGACCTCGTGGTGGAGGTGAACCGGGCGGGGCTGGTGGCGTTGCGACTCGGCAGGTTGAAGGACGCCGGCACGCTGCACCACAGCCAGGTGAGTTTCGGCAAGCTCGCCAACGTGCGCGCGGCACTCGACGTGGCGCGCACCGCGCGGTCGATGCTGGGCGCCAACGGCATCTCGCTGGAGTACCCGGTGATGCGGCACGCGGCGAACCTCGAAACGGTGCTGACCTACGAGGGCACCGAGGAGATGCACGCCCTGTCGGTGGGACAGGCGGTGACGGGAATCCCGGCCTTCCGAATCAACCCCTAACCGCTGAACACCGTGTCCGCAGCCTGTGCACACGTGTCCGCACTTCGCGTACGCGTGTCCGCGGGCTGCGCACGGGTGTCCGCACTTCCCGTACGGCGTCAGGCCGTCGGGAGGCGAGGTTCGACGAGGTAAGCGACCTCCCGAGCCACGTCGCAAGCGGCGTTGACGTCGTCCATGGCGGTGATGCCGATGTCAACGCGTGAGTGGTCGTCTACGGCGACTGCCAGAGTGCAGGACCCGTACCGAGGGTCGGGAGCTTCTGCGGCCGATCTGCCGTTGACCTCGCCGGAATTGATGCCACCTCCGACGTCCGTCAGGGTGTCGACGCTTTGACTGTCGCGGACACCCACGCTGATGACGAGGCCGGACTTGGCTGTCGCGTCGTCCTGTCGCTGCCAGCTGCAGAGGCGCGCCCCAGCCGCTTCCCTATAGCGGCCCTCATGGAATGAGCCGTATCGGGCCATGTCCGCGTCCGGTATGAGGAGCTCACAGGGCTCGAGCGTCGCACTGAGACCTGACTTTGTCGGGGCGGTGGAGGGGGACTGGCTTTGTGGTGTCGGCTCAGTGCTCGGGTCCGACTGTGCGATCCCTTCGGTGCCGTCTCCGCACGCTGTGGTCAGGACCAGGAGCGCGAGTGCGGGCAACAGGGCGAATCGAGTCATGGTGTCCCTTGTGCGGTCGATCAGATCGATCGGCTGGTCTTGTTGAGTGCGTCGACGGTGTCTGCTTCGGTTTCCTCGTATTGATTCGAAGCGCGTTGGAGCGCCTCGATGCTCATCTCGAGTATGGTTTCGAGCTGCTTCAGTACGGCGCGGGCGGACTGGGGCCCGTTGGCTCCTTCGTACATGTGTCGGGCGACAAGTTGACCGTACGGGTGACTGCCCAGTGCGGGTTGTTGGTCGAAAGCCGCGAGCGTGGGTTCCATGGCA
The window above is part of the Saccharomonospora glauca K62 genome. Proteins encoded here:
- a CDS encoding glutamate synthase subunit beta, whose translation is MADPKGFLTTRREVPRSRPVDVRIRDWREVYEEFEASKLTKQAGRCMDCGIPFCHQGCPLGNLIPEWNTLTWRDDWRDAIERLHATNNFPEFTGVLCPAPCEAACVLGINDDPVTIKRVEISIVDRAWDEGWITPQPPRTKTGKRVAVVGSGPSGLAAAQQLTRAGHDVVVYERADAIGGLLRYGIPEFKMEKFRLDRRLEQMRAEGTEFRTGVNVGVDLSADELLANHDAVVLAGGATAARDLPIPGRELPGVHQAMEYLPFANRVASGALTSSPIDAAGKDVVVIGGGDTGADCVGTAHRQGARSVTQLEIMPKPPLSRSEAHPWPTYPMIYRVSSAHEEGGERLYSVNTQEFLADDEGKLRALKLVEVRREDGRFVPVEGTERELPAQLALLALGFVGPQREGLLEQLGVELDARGNVARDASFATSVDKVFVAGDMGRGQSLIVWAIAEGRSAAAGVDAYLTGRDVLPAPIAPTDRPIA
- a CDS encoding cobyrinate a,c-diamide synthase, with the protein product MVVGIPRIVVAAPGTGHGKTSVATGLMAALRARGTAVSGHKVGPDFIDPGYHALATGLPPRNLDPVLQGPERVAPLLAHGARSAELAVIEGVMGMFDGALGTGGRASTAHVATLVSAPVVLVVDAWTASRSIAATVLGFARYDPDVRLAGVILNRVNARAHEDEIREALEPTGIPVLGVLPYDESLRAPDRHLGLVPAGERGAGARALVSALAAWVESGVDLDAVVRVARSAPSLSTVAWEPAEDMPASRRRRVVAAASGAAFTFRYTETVELLDAAGIDVVDLDPLRDEKLPEGCAGLYFGGGFPEVHARELADNAGLRASVADAVRGGMPVVAECAGLLYLCRELDGAPMVGALDAVGRTTGGGGLGYRDATSPGDSLLAERGQRVSGHEFHRTVVEPRHGDTPAWEWDGRAEGFASPSLHASYLHLHWAGHPEVARRFATAVHNWPANAVSAG
- a CDS encoding bifunctional adenosylcobinamide kinase/adenosylcobinamide-phosphate guanylyltransferase, producing MMIDPRRRVTEFVAERLEAGALLLRRYGRRARGGPRTLVLGGVRSGKSRHAEQLMSRYRYVVYVAGSAPPTGDDPEWAARVAAHRARRPAHWRTVETMDIAHVLRTTTAPVLVDCLGTWLTRVLDEVGAWEQRNGWQRAVDERLQDFVDAWHSTKVPAVAVSNEVGSGVVPATHAGRVFRDVLGALNTAVAAGSDSVRLIVAGRVVRL
- a CDS encoding adenosylcobinamide-GDP ribazoletransferase gives rise to the protein MLMSVGTLTVLPVPAPSVVDRRVAGTAMVLAPLASLPLAVVAALVVLAGTGFGLPTSVTAVAAIGAVALGSRGLHLDGLGDVADGLAASYDRKRALEVMRRGDVGPSGVVTLVLVLLGQVAALAAAVASGTGVAAVATAVLAGRAVLPLCCVRAVPSARPEGLGAAVAGTVPPRAAATLVATGLLAAAAVPGFAWWHGPVALLLGWACAGALLARAIRRFGGITGDVLGACVELTTVVVLATLSAA